In Chryseobacterium sp. C-71, the genomic window AAAGAACTCAAAATATACTTCTTCATTTGTTCGAATAGCTGTTATTTGTTGGTTCGTACTGGATTCTATGCTCGTTATTGCTATTTTCCCAATATCTCCAATCGCACCAATAACAACAGTGTTCTTTGGAAGCATTGTTGCTTTGTTTTCATCAATAGCGGCTTTTGTAATTGTTCGATTCGATTTCCCTAAAAATTTACCTTTGTCTAAATCACCAGGAGTATACCAATTAATATCTCCACCATAGAATCTTTCAACCTTTGATGGAGGTGTTTTTCCCGTCTTAATAAGAGTTTCAATTTCTCTAATTGTTTTTTGAATGATTTCCATTAAAACAAGCTTTTTAATTCTTCTAACCCTTTAATAATTTCTTTTTCTAAACCATTTTCTCCTATTAATTTATCTAAAATAATATCAGGTTTTTCATAGTTAATTACGCTAAAATTATCTTCCTTATATTTTGAGAAACTTAAATCGTATCCTTCTTCAATGATTTTTGCAATTGGGACAAAAAAATATTTACTCATTCTATCATTTACGATTTGTGGGTCTTTAGTTCTAAACTGATTAACAATATCCTGCAAATCACCGTTACCTTCTAGCTTTGCTCTTTTATCGTCCAAAGTATAACCATCTGATTCCATATCATAAAACCAAACATTTTCGGTTGTGCCACCTTTCGTAAATATTAATAGAGCCGTACTTACACCTGCATAAGGTTTAAAAGCACCACTAGGTACTGTAATAACCGCTTTAAGTTCTGATTTTTCAATCATCAACTTTCTTGCATCTACAAAAGCAGCGCCTGTGCCAAATAAAACACCTTGAGGAACAACAATTCCTGCTGTACCACCCATTTCGAGCATATTGTAAATACGTTCAATAAATAGTAATTCAGTTTTAGTTGTTTTTAATGCTAGTTCTTCATTGATGTCGCCTTTATCTATGTTACCAGTAAAAGGAGGATTAGCTAGTACAATTTTATATTCAGCATTTTCAGTATAGCTTTTACTCAAAGTATCTTTGTAATCTATTTGAGGGCTGTCAATACCATGCATCATTAAGTTCATTAAACCCAATCGCACCATAGTTTGGTCAATATCGTATCCATGCAAACTATTACCTAATATTTCTTTTACATCTTCGTTTAATAATGCACTTCGGCTACTTCTAATAAACCCATCTTCATCTGGTTGTTTTTGGTCTTTTTCTTTATCAAGCTGCGTAATCATGTATTGATAAGCACCCAACAAAAAACCACCAGTACCACAAGCTGGGTCGGCAATACGATGTCCTAATTGTGGGTCAACTAATTCTACCAATAATTTTATGATGTGTCTAGGGGTTCTAAACTGTCCATTTTTGCCAGCCGATGCTATTTCACTCAACAACATTTCATACACGTCACCTTGTATATCTTGAAAATCCTGTCCTTTTTCATTGGAATCTTTTTCCATCTCTAAGTAAATGGCATCTATGGCATCAACGGCTTCTTTTAATAATGAAGGTTTGGGAATAATGAAAACTGCATTCGCCATATGTCTAGTAAATGAAGCATCCTCTTTGTCTAATTCTTTGATAAAGGGAAATACATATTGCTGCACATAATTAAGCATGTTTTCAGTTGGAGTAATTCGTTTAAATTGGCTCCATCGTAAACTATGTTTATCAACTCCTTTTGTTTTTTCAATTTTAGCAATTTCTTCAGGAGTTGCATCAGCTTTTGGTCTATCCTGTGGAAGTAAATAAATACCCTCGAATTTTGATTCATATGGTAATCCATATTCAATATTTGCAATACTTTCCAAATCGTTCTCATCTAGCTTTTTCATAAAAAGCAAATAGGTAATTTGCTCAATGGCCGTTAGTGGATTGGAAATACCGCCACTCCAGAACTTTTGCCAAAGGTCATTTATTTTGGACGCGATTTGCGGATTGCTATTGATTAAACTCATGTTATGCTGCGAATTTTTCTGTTAATGTTAAAATGTCTTGTATTTCTGATGGCGAAAAAATGCCACGAATTCCTTTTGGATGAATGATGGTAAAAGGAGCCTGTATCAAATCTCTTTTTGCAATATTACCTCTTTCAATAATGTAATTTTTCAATAAGTTAAGAAACTCGATTTGTCTTGTCGATAAATTAGTATGTTCTATAATAAATTGCTGAACTGCTTTGCTCACTTGTTCGTCAAAACTTTCCAAAATTTCAATTCCTAAAATGTGTTTTATAAACTCAATGAACTTTGCCTTTTGATGTTTATAAACTTTCCGTAAAATAGACTCAGTGATATGTGGATCTTCTTCATGTAGTTCTTCAGCCAATTGCTGTGCTTCGTCTTCAGTAATTGTATTTCCTGATTTTAGTTTTTGTAAAATCGGGTTTCGTTCTGTGAGTTCAGCAATTTTTGCTTCCACCATTTCACGATACTTTGTGATACTTACTGCCTCGTTTTGTGGACCAAACTCAACCATTTCTTTAGTTTTCAATACATCTTGCAAATTGAATTTTGCAGGACCATCTGATTGAAAGCGTTGTTCTCTGAATTTTATTAATGGTGATATGGTTTCTGCTAATTCTTCAAATCCATCATCAGAAATAGTTGACCAAAAATGATTAGTCAAAACTTGCTTGATAAATGATGTGTGCTTTGCAACAATATTTACTGATAAAGGCAACTCACTTACTATGGTGGTTATGTTTTCTTGTAGTGTATCAAACTTTT contains:
- a CDS encoding N-6 DNA methylase is translated as MSLINSNPQIASKINDLWQKFWSGGISNPLTAIEQITYLLFMKKLDENDLESIANIEYGLPYESKFEGIYLLPQDRPKADATPEEIAKIEKTKGVDKHSLRWSQFKRITPTENMLNYVQQYVFPFIKELDKEDASFTRHMANAVFIIPKPSLLKEAVDAIDAIYLEMEKDSNEKGQDFQDIQGDVYEMLLSEIASAGKNGQFRTPRHIIKLLVELVDPQLGHRIADPACGTGGFLLGAYQYMITQLDKEKDQKQPDEDGFIRSSRSALLNEDVKEILGNSLHGYDIDQTMVRLGLMNLMMHGIDSPQIDYKDTLSKSYTENAEYKIVLANPPFTGNIDKGDINEELALKTTKTELLFIERIYNMLEMGGTAGIVVPQGVLFGTGAAFVDARKLMIEKSELKAVITVPSGAFKPYAGVSTALLIFTKGGTTENVWFYDMESDGYTLDDKRAKLEGNGDLQDIVNQFRTKDPQIVNDRMSKYFFVPIAKIIEEGYDLSFSKYKEDNFSVINYEKPDIILDKLIGENGLEKEIIKGLEELKSLF